The following coding sequences are from one Clostridioides difficile ATCC 9689 = DSM 1296 window:
- the potA gene encoding spermidine/putrescine ABC transporter ATP-binding protein: MVENIIELRDISKHYEELTVLDNFNLDIKKNEFLTLLGPSGCGKTTTLKIIAGFEYADDGKVLFEGKEINNLPPYERQVNTVFQKYALFPHMDVYENVAFGLKIKKTPKDVIDAKVKEVLKLVALEGFERRQVESLSGGQQQRIAIARALVNEPKVLLLDEPLGALDLKLRQEMQIELKRIQKKLGITFVFVTHDQEEALTMSDTIVVMYKGKIQQMGTPQDIYNEPKNSFVAKFIGESNIFDGIMIEDYKVNFCNRDFECVDKGFEKNENIEVVIRPEDIKMVKPEEGMLKGKVTSTVFKGVHYEIELNENGRLWILHNTKNAEVGTELGMDIYPEDIHIMRKENN; encoded by the coding sequence TTGGTAGAAAATATAATAGAATTAAGGGATATATCTAAACATTATGAAGAACTTACTGTTTTAGATAATTTCAATTTAGATATAAAGAAAAATGAGTTTCTAACATTACTTGGACCAAGTGGATGTGGAAAAACTACAACATTAAAAATAATAGCAGGATTTGAGTATGCTGATGATGGTAAAGTTTTATTTGAAGGTAAGGAGATAAATAATTTGCCACCATATGAAAGACAAGTAAACACAGTATTTCAAAAATATGCTTTATTTCCACACATGGATGTTTATGAAAATGTAGCTTTTGGATTAAAAATTAAAAAGACTCCAAAAGATGTAATAGATGCTAAAGTAAAAGAGGTTTTGAAACTTGTTGCACTAGAAGGTTTTGAAAGACGACAAGTTGAATCATTGAGTGGAGGACAACAACAAAGAATTGCAATAGCAAGAGCTCTAGTTAATGAACCAAAGGTATTATTACTAGATGAACCACTTGGAGCACTTGATTTAAAGTTAAGACAAGAGATGCAAATAGAATTAAAGAGAATCCAAAAAAAATTAGGAATAACATTTGTTTTTGTAACTCATGACCAAGAAGAGGCTCTTACTATGTCAGATACTATTGTTGTAATGTATAAGGGCAAAATTCAACAAATGGGAACACCACAAGATATATACAATGAACCTAAAAATTCATTTGTAGCTAAGTTTATAGGTGAAAGTAACATATTTGATGGAATTATGATAGAAGATTATAAAGTTAATTTCTGTAATAGAGATTTTGAGTGTGTTGATAAAGGATTCGAAAAAAACGAAAATATAGAAGTAGTAATAAGACCAGAAGATATAAAAATGGTAAAGCCAGAAGAAGGAATGTTAAAGGGGAAAGTTACATCTACAGTGTTTAAAGGAGTGCATTACGAGATAGAATTGAATGAAAATGGAAGATTGTGGATACTTCATAATACTAAAAATGCTGAGGTTGGGACTGAACTAGGCATGGATATATATCCAGAAGATATCCATATAATGAGAAAAGAGAATAACTAA
- a CDS encoding YczE/YyaS/YitT family protein, with protein sequence MLQKVLWKFLKLVVGLFICSVGIVLTINCNLGLSPWDVFHQGLSNHIGITIGTASIIVGSIVVIADVVLGENVGWGTVFNMLLIGFFMDLLLYSNLIPEADSLFVGIIMLILGLVLLSVGMVFYMGSGLGSGPRDGLMVAIQKKTGKSLKLIRGTIEVGALIVGFLLGGKVGIGTIISAFGLGYFTQMVFGLFKLDCSKIKHRFIVDDIKFIKVYMSGEKKAAVQNIVK encoded by the coding sequence TTGTTGCAAAAAGTATTATGGAAATTTTTAAAGCTAGTAGTCGGTTTATTTATATGTTCAGTTGGTATAGTATTGACGATAAATTGTAACCTTGGATTATCTCCCTGGGATGTATTTCATCAAGGACTTTCAAATCATATAGGAATAACTATAGGAACTGCTTCTATAATTGTAGGTTCTATAGTAGTTATTGCTGATGTCGTTCTTGGAGAAAATGTAGGATGGGGAACTGTTTTTAACATGCTACTAATTGGATTTTTTATGGATTTACTTTTATATAGTAATTTAATTCCAGAGGCTGATAGTTTATTTGTAGGAATAATTATGTTGATATTAGGATTGGTTCTTTTGTCTGTTGGAATGGTATTTTATATGGGAAGTGGTTTAGGAAGTGGACCTAGAGATGGTTTGATGGTTGCAATTCAAAAGAAAACAGGAAAATCACTTAAATTAATAAGAGGTACTATAGAAGTTGGAGCATTAATAGTAGGATTTTTATTAGGTGGAAAAGTTGGTATAGGAACTATAATAAGTGCATTTGGATTGGGGTATTTCACACAAATGGTATTTGGCTTATTTAAATTAGATTGTAGTAAGATTAAACATAGATTTATAGTAGATGATATAAAATTTATCAAAGTGTATATGAGTGGTGAGAAAAAGGCTGCTGTTCAAAATATAGTTAAGTAA
- a CDS encoding ABC transporter permease, with product MKRKSFLAYPYVVWSAIFVIIPLILVVFFSFTKESGGGYAFTLENYKEVIDPIYMKVFGRSILLAGGATLICLIVGYPVAYIISKARVSRRGSLILLFILPMWMNFLLRTYAWVAILGKNGLLNTFLGWFGIQPLAILYTNFAILLGMVYNFLPFMVLPIYTALSKMDNDLINAAHDLGANNMTVFRKIIFPLSLPGVMSGITMVFMPAVTTFAISRLLGGGKIMLVGDLIEQQFTVVGDWNFGSAISIFMMIVILISMSIMSKFGDESDKEGGGLLF from the coding sequence ATGAAAAGAAAATCTTTTTTAGCATATCCATATGTAGTTTGGAGTGCGATATTTGTAATAATTCCTTTAATATTAGTAGTATTTTTTAGTTTTACAAAAGAATCAGGTGGAGGTTATGCCTTTACACTTGAGAATTATAAAGAAGTAATTGACCCTATATATATGAAAGTTTTTGGGCGTTCTATTCTTTTAGCAGGAGGAGCTACATTAATATGCCTTATAGTTGGTTATCCAGTGGCATATATAATTTCAAAGGCTCGTGTAAGTAGAAGAGGTTCATTAATATTATTGTTTATTCTTCCTATGTGGATGAACTTTCTTTTAAGAACATATGCATGGGTTGCTATATTAGGAAAAAATGGACTTTTAAATACATTTTTAGGTTGGTTTGGAATACAACCATTAGCAATTTTGTATACTAATTTTGCCATACTTTTAGGTATGGTGTATAACTTTTTACCATTTATGGTTCTTCCAATATATACAGCACTATCAAAGATGGATAATGATTTGATAAACGCTGCTCATGACTTGGGTGCAAATAATATGACAGTTTTTAGAAAAATTATATTTCCTTTGAGTTTGCCAGGTGTAATGTCTGGAATAACTATGGTATTTATGCCAGCAGTCACTACTTTTGCAATATCAAGACTGTTAGGTGGAGGTAAAATAATGCTGGTTGGAGATTTGATTGAACAACAGTTTACAGTTGTTGGAGATTGGAACTTTGGTTCAGCTATATCGATATTTATGATGATAGTAATATTAATATCTATGTCTATAATGTCAAAATTTGGAGATGAATCTGACAAAGAAGGCGGTGGGTTACTATTTTAA
- a CDS encoding glycosyltransferase translates to MRDLNVSEYLFIFSLFSIWSLLLINIILAMGGYIFYFKNFDKEIKEIDEYPMISILVPAHNEAKVIGRTVESLLLLNYPKSKMELIVINDNSSDNSKEILENIKDRYNNYNFTIINTDSLTGGKGKSNALNIGYTISKGDFIAVYDADNTPDKNALRYLVQTIVMNDELGAVIGKFRTRNKNKNLLTKFINIETLSFQWMSQAGRWQLFNLCTIPGTNFILRRSIIEEIGGWDSKAIAEDTEISFRIYKLGYKIKLVPQSITWEQEPETVKVWIKQRTRWAKGNIYVLMKYIKNIFKQGRNKIVFDIAYFFSVYFLFLTSVIISDILFVLSISKLVEISIPINFFLIWILSYLLFIIEVSISLTIEKGEATIENIFIVAIMYFTYSQLWLFVAIKGMIEYLKDIIFKREVKWYKTERF, encoded by the coding sequence ATGAGAGATTTAAATGTATCAGAGTATTTGTTCATATTTAGTCTGTTTAGTATATGGTCTTTATTGCTTATAAATATTATTTTAGCTATGGGTGGATATATATTTTATTTTAAAAACTTTGATAAAGAAATAAAAGAAATTGATGAATATCCTATGATATCAATACTTGTTCCTGCTCATAATGAAGCTAAAGTGATAGGTAGAACTGTGGAGTCTTTGCTATTACTCAATTATCCTAAGAGTAAGATGGAACTTATTGTTATAAATGACAATTCTTCTGATAATAGTAAAGAAATTTTAGAAAATATAAAGGATAGGTACAACAATTATAATTTCACTATAATAAATACAGATAGTTTAACAGGTGGAAAAGGAAAGTCTAATGCATTAAATATTGGATATACGATTTCAAAAGGAGATTTTATAGCTGTTTATGATGCAGATAACACACCAGATAAAAATGCACTTAGATATTTAGTACAAACTATAGTAATGAATGATGAATTAGGTGCTGTTATTGGGAAATTTAGGACTCGAAATAAAAATAAAAACCTATTAACCAAATTTATAAACATAGAAACATTAAGCTTTCAATGGATGTCACAAGCTGGTAGATGGCAACTTTTTAATCTATGTACAATACCAGGAACTAACTTTATATTGAGGAGAAGTATCATAGAAGAAATTGGAGGATGGGATAGTAAAGCAATTGCAGAAGATACAGAAATAAGTTTTAGGATATATAAATTGGGATACAAGATAAAGCTTGTACCACAATCTATAACATGGGAACAAGAGCCAGAAACTGTTAAGGTGTGGATAAAGCAACGTACTAGATGGGCAAAAGGGAATATATATGTATTAATGAAATATATAAAAAATATATTTAAACAGGGAAGAAATAAGATTGTGTTTGATATAGCTTACTTTTTTTCTGTATATTTTCTATTTTTAACATCTGTAATTATATCCGATATTTTATTTGTTTTAAGTATATCTAAACTAGTAGAAATTTCTATTCCAATTAACTTTTTTCTAATATGGATACTATCTTATCTTTTATTTATTATAGAAGTGAGTATAAGCCTTACTATAGAAAAAGGTGAAGCAACAATTGAAAATATATTCATAGTTGCAATAATGTATTTTACATACTCTCAACTATGGCTGTTTGTAGCTATAAAAGGAATGATAGAGTATCTAAAAGATATAATTTTTAAAAGAGAGGTTAAATGGTATAAAACAGAAAGATTTTGA
- a CDS encoding CotH kinase family protein, producing MKDKKFTLLISIMIIFLCAVVGVYSTSSNKSVDLYSDVYIEKYFNRDKVMEVNIEIDESDLKDMNENAIKEEFKVAKVTVDGDTYGNVGIRTKGNSSLISVANSDSDRYSYKINFDKYNTSQSMEGLTQLNLNNCYSDPSYMREFLTYSICEEMGLATPEFAYAKVSINGEYHGLYLAVEGLKESYLENNFGNVTGDLYKSDEGSSLQYKGDDPESYSNLIVESDKKTADWSKITKLLKSLDTGEDIEKYLDVDSVLKNIAINTALLNLDSYQGSFAHNYYLYEQDGVFSMLPWDFNMSFGGFSGFGGGSQSIAIDEPTTGNLEDRPLISSLLKNETYKTKYHKYLEEIVTKYLDSDYLENMTTKLHDMIASYVKEDPTAFYTYEEFEKNITSSIEDSSDNKGFGNKGFDNNNSNNSDSNNNSNSENKRSGNQSDEKEVNAELTSSVVKANTDNETKNKTTNDSESKNNTDKDKSGNDNNQKLEGPMGKGGKSIPGVLEVAEDMSKTIKSQLSGETSSTKQNSGDESSSGIKGSEKFDEDMSGMPEPPEGMDGKMPPGMGNMDKGDMNGKNGNMNMDRNQDNPREAGGFGNRGGGSVSKTTTYFKLILGGASMIIMSIMLVGVSRVKRRRFIKSK from the coding sequence ATGAAAGATAAAAAATTTACCCTTCTTATCTCGATTATGATTATATTTTTATGTGCTGTAGTTGGAGTTTATAGTACATCTAGCAACAAAAGTGTTGATTTATATAGTGATGTATATATTGAAAAATATTTTAACAGAGACAAGGTTATGGAAGTTAATATAGAGATAGATGAAAGTGACTTGAAGGATATGAATGAAAATGCTATAAAAGAAGAATTTAAGGTTGCAAAAGTAACTGTAGATGGAGATACATATGGAAACGTAGGTATAAGAACTAAAGGAAATTCAAGTCTTATATCTGTAGCAAATAGTGATAGTGATAGATACAGCTATAAGATTAATTTTGATAAGTATAATACTAGTCAAAGTATGGAAGGGCTTACTCAATTAAATCTTAATAACTGTTACTCTGACCCATCTTATATGAGAGAGTTTTTAACATATAGTATTTGCGAGGAAATGGGATTAGCGACTCCAGAATTTGCATATGCTAAAGTCTCTATAAATGGCGAATATCATGGTTTGTATTTGGCAGTAGAAGGATTAAAAGAGTCTTATCTTGAAAATAATTTTGGTAATGTAACTGGAGACTTATATAAGTCAGATGAAGGAAGCTCGTTGCAATATAAAGGAGATGACCCAGAAAGTTACTCAAACTTAATCGTTGAAAGTGATAAAAAGACAGCTGATTGGTCTAAAATCACAAAACTATTAAAATCTTTGGATACAGGTGAAGATATTGAAAAATATCTTGATGTAGATTCTGTCCTTAAAAATATAGCAATAAATACAGCTTTATTAAACCTTGATAGCTATCAAGGGAGTTTTGCCCATAACTATTATTTATATGAGCAAGATGGAGTATTTTCTATGTTACCATGGGATTTTAATATGTCATTTGGTGGATTTAGTGGTTTTGGTGGAGGTAGTCAATCTATAGCAATTGATGAACCTACGACAGGTAATTTAGAAGACAGACCTCTCATATCCTCGTTATTAAAAAATGAGACATACAAAACAAAATACCATAAATATCTGGAAGAGATAGTAACAAAATACCTAGATTCAGACTATTTAGAGAATATGACAACAAAATTGCATGACATGATAGCATCATATGTAAAAGAAGACCCAACAGCATTTTATACTTATGAAGAATTTGAAAAAAATATAACATCTTCAATTGAAGATTCTAGTGATAATAAGGGATTTGGTAATAAAGGGTTTGACAACAATAACTCTAATAACAGTGATTCTAATAATAATTCTAATAGTGAAAATAAGCGCTCTGGAAATCAAAGTGATGAAAAAGAAGTTAATGCTGAATTAACATCAAGCGTAGTCAAAGCTAATACAGATAATGAAACTAAAAATAAAACTACAAATGATAGTGAAAGTAAGAATAATACAGATAAAGATAAAAGTGGAAATGATAATAATCAAAAGCTAGAAGGTCCTATGGGTAAAGGAGGTAAGTCAATACCAGGGGTTTTGGAAGTTGCAGAAGATATGAGTAAAACTATAAAATCTCAATTAAGTGGAGAAACTTCTTCGACAAAGCAAAACTCTGGTGATGAAAGTTCAAGTGGAATTAAAGGTAGTGAAAAGTTTGATGAGGATATGAGTGGTATGCCAGAACCACCTGAGGGAATGGATGGTAAAATGCCACCAGGAATGGGTAATATGGATAAGGGAGATATGAATGGTAAAAATGGCAATATGAATATGGATAGAAATCAAGATAATCCAAGAGAAGCTGGAGGTTTTGGCAATAGAGGAGGAGGCTCTGTGAGTAAAACAACAACATACTTCAAATTAATTTTAGGTGGAGCTTCAATGATAATAATGTCGATTATGTTAGTTGGTGTATCAAGGGTAAAGAGAAGAAGATTTATAAAGTCAAAATAA
- a CDS encoding diguanylate cyclase domain-containing protein, producing MNRINKKIDLLILALLVFIFLIVGIVILSIRTENKLNVFIMLAIIFFIIMLTYLSNSVVGLITSSIIIFMYTSYILYNNITHNMDVEFISYMWIIATPVSSIIMGNLNKSINELQNTNKKLSEQYKELVTIDSETGLRNLKIFYNDVNMEISKSIRHNTDFSLMIVKLPYYGNLQTIFGENKTNKIVKYIGSNIIECTRNEDIIYSLQKDMIGILMPNTSLEGSKVVKDRIKKRIKELNLDLNNRGKYVNIDVKIAFLQYKSSFGDSINFKNIVEEELQYDV from the coding sequence ATGAATAGGATAAATAAAAAAATAGATTTATTAATATTGGCTTTGCTCGTTTTTATATTTTTAATTGTTGGAATAGTAATACTATCGATTAGGACAGAAAATAAATTGAATGTGTTCATAATGTTAGCAATAATTTTTTTTATAATAATGTTAACTTATTTATCAAATTCAGTAGTGGGGTTGATAACAAGTTCAATAATTATATTTATGTATACATCCTATATTTTATATAACAATATTACTCACAATATGGATGTTGAATTTATATCATATATGTGGATAATAGCAACACCAGTATCTTCAATTATAATGGGTAATCTGAACAAAAGCATAAATGAATTGCAAAATACAAATAAAAAACTATCTGAACAGTATAAGGAATTAGTGACTATTGATAGTGAAACTGGACTTAGAAATTTAAAGATTTTTTATAATGATGTAAATATGGAGATAAGTAAATCTATTAGACATAATACTGATTTTTCTCTTATGATAGTAAAATTACCATACTACGGAAACCTACAGACTATATTTGGTGAAAACAAAACTAATAAAATAGTAAAATATATTGGTTCAAATATTATAGAATGTACAAGAAATGAAGATATAATTTATAGTTTACAAAAAGATATGATAGGGATACTAATGCCAAATACATCTTTGGAAGGTTCAAAAGTTGTTAAAGACAGAATAAAGAAAAGGATAAAAGAATTAAACTTAGATTTAAACAATAGGGGAAAATATGTAAATATAGATGTCAAAATTGCATTTTTACAATATAAGAGTAGTTTTGGAGATAGTATAAATTTTAAGAATATAGTTGAAGAGGAACTTCAATATGATGTTTAA
- a CDS encoding DUF2334 domain-containing protein: protein MMFKIFNKSLLKLVVVLSIVLTISNFSLSSYASEITSSTDKVLIIYDSKKETAYNRDILNIMRTLLGRFSSDIELLKLSNYDGEINKNYYSHIFILGINENSYNNDKNTKNLISSLNSYKGTICWLGYGIENLLEHKKYNLDYVGKTNNIVSVNYRGKSYNLDEHYVFNIVESKDTSNKVIGSINDTLNKYPYIINDKNLFYVSKLDLDGVLFYIFCDSLNDIFNIKTFDKGRIFVRIEDVHAFREPKNLVEIADYLSSKNIPFTIALIPAYVNPKNHKVITLSESPEIVKAIKYMQDKGGTVILHGYTHQYKKEEVSGEGYEFWDGKKDEPLKENMKIFVKDRVLNGLRVCIENGIYPLAFEAPHYAMESEGYKELKKYFSTYMGQHQNNDKKFSTNTYPYIIRDTEEFNIFIPENLGYIDPEDKFTFQNIKENLDKLSIVRGFSGGFFFHSYLNIEYLKNTIEYLEKQNIEFMNLRDFNNWVKVDEIQIRNNGDEIIVNYDKDLDEITKSDTRFKSISNISKILIFIVSISVLIFVIIFIYFKRIDKKKFLK, encoded by the coding sequence ATGATGTTTAAAATATTTAATAAAAGTCTATTAAAATTAGTAGTTGTATTATCAATAGTACTGACAATATCAAATTTTAGCTTATCTTCATACGCATCAGAAATTACTTCCAGCACAGATAAGGTATTAATCATATATGATTCTAAGAAAGAAACAGCTTATAATAGAGATATTTTAAATATTATGAGGACTCTATTGGGAAGATTTAGTTCAGATATAGAGCTATTAAAATTGAGTAACTATGATGGTGAGATAAATAAAAATTATTACAGTCATATATTTATTTTAGGAATCAATGAAAACTCATATAATAATGATAAAAACACTAAAAACTTGATTAGTTCCTTAAATTCATATAAAGGAACTATATGTTGGTTAGGATATGGTATAGAAAATCTTTTGGAACATAAAAAATACAATTTAGACTATGTAGGAAAAACAAACAATATAGTTAGTGTAAATTATAGAGGTAAATCATATAACTTGGATGAACATTATGTTTTTAACATTGTAGAATCAAAAGATACAAGTAATAAAGTAATAGGAAGTATTAATGATACCTTAAATAAGTATCCATATATAATAAATGATAAAAATCTTTTTTATGTATCAAAATTAGATTTAGATGGAGTTTTATTTTATATATTTTGCGATTCACTTAATGATATTTTTAACATTAAGACGTTTGATAAAGGACGTATATTTGTAAGAATAGAAGATGTACATGCTTTTAGAGAACCAAAAAATCTTGTAGAGATAGCGGATTATTTAAGTAGTAAGAATATACCATTTACGATTGCATTAATACCAGCATATGTAAATCCTAAAAATCATAAAGTAATAACTTTATCAGAAAGCCCTGAAATTGTCAAAGCAATAAAATATATGCAAGATAAAGGTGGAACTGTGATATTGCATGGATATACTCATCAATACAAGAAAGAAGAAGTTTCTGGAGAAGGGTATGAATTTTGGGATGGTAAAAAAGATGAACCCTTAAAAGAAAATATGAAGATATTTGTCAAAGATAGAGTTTTGAATGGTCTTAGAGTATGTATAGAGAATGGAATTTATCCTCTTGCATTTGAAGCGCCACATTATGCAATGGAATCAGAGGGATATAAAGAATTAAAAAAATATTTTTCTACTTATATGGGGCAACATCAAAATAATGATAAAAAATTTAGCACAAATACATATCCTTATATTATTAGGGATACAGAGGAGTTTAATATATTTATACCCGAAAATTTAGGATATATAGACCCAGAAGATAAGTTTACTTTTCAAAATATAAAAGAAAATTTAGATAAATTATCTATTGTAAGAGGTTTTAGTGGAGGGTTCTTCTTTCATTCATATTTAAACATAGAGTATCTAAAAAACACAATAGAATATTTAGAAAAACAGAATATAGAATTTATGAATTTAAGAGATTTTAATAATTGGGTAAAAGTTGATGAAATACAAATAAGAAATAATGGAGATGAAATTATAGTCAACTATGATAAGGATTTAGATGAAATAACTAAAAGTGATACTAGATTTAAATCCATATCCAATATTAGTAAAATTTTAATATTCATAGTATCTATAAGTGTTTTAATATTTGTGATTATATTTATATATTTTAAGAGAATAGATAAAAAGAAATTTTTAAAATAA
- a CDS encoding ABC transporter permease, with amino-acid sequence MARWNGFTWKWYGQLLQNESIMSALYYTIVIAILASVISTIVGTISAIGIHKMRGKSKKLILNVNYLPILNTEIVTAVALMSLFVFVKMEFGFTTMLLAHIMFCLPYVILSVLPKMKQLPDNIEDAAMDLGATPIYALRKVILPQIKPGIVSGFLIAFTMSIDDFIISFFNAGNGVSNLSIEIYGMARRGIKPEINALSTIMFAVVLGLLLLANKKESIVRGIK; translated from the coding sequence ATGGCAAGATGGAATGGATTTACATGGAAGTGGTATGGTCAATTACTTCAAAATGAGAGTATAATGAGTGCTTTATATTATACTATTGTAATAGCTATATTAGCATCTGTAATATCTACAATAGTAGGAACTATAAGTGCTATAGGAATACATAAGATGAGAGGTAAGAGTAAGAAATTAATACTAAATGTAAACTATCTTCCTATTTTAAATACAGAGATAGTTACAGCAGTAGCTCTTATGAGTCTGTTTGTATTTGTAAAAATGGAATTTGGATTTACAACAATGCTATTGGCACACATAATGTTTTGTTTGCCATACGTTATACTTTCAGTTTTGCCAAAAATGAAGCAATTACCTGATAATATAGAAGATGCAGCTATGGACTTGGGAGCAACACCTATATACGCTCTTAGAAAAGTAATTTTACCACAAATAAAACCAGGTATAGTTTCTGGATTTTTAATTGCATTTACTATGTCAATAGATGACTTTATAATAAGTTTCTTTAATGCTGGAAATGGTGTAAGCAATCTTTCTATAGAAATCTATGGAATGGCTAGAAGAGGTATAAAACCTGAAATAAATGCATTATCAACAATAATGTTTGCAGTGGTTCTAGGTTTACTTTTACTAGCTAATAAAAAAGAATCTATAGTAAGGGGGATTAAATAA
- a CDS encoding helix-turn-helix domain-containing protein, with amino-acid sequence MDIGEKIKRLRTEKQLTQEELANRCELSKGFISQLENNLTSPSIATLIDILEILGTNLREFFNEIDDERISFTKEDMFETEDEDLKYKLKWLIPNSQKNEMEPIIITLYPGGQYKEEKPHEGEEFGYVLAGSIYVHIGEKKNKVKKGESFYFRPKANHYISNEGKTTAKVIWVSTPPSF; translated from the coding sequence ATGGATATAGGTGAAAAGATAAAAAGATTAAGAACAGAAAAACAACTGACCCAGGAAGAGTTAGCTAATAGATGTGAATTGTCAAAGGGATTTATTTCTCAATTAGAAAATAACTTAACATCACCATCCATAGCTACCCTTATAGATATACTTGAAATACTAGGTACAAATTTAAGGGAATTTTTTAATGAAATAGATGATGAAAGAATCAGTTTTACAAAAGAAGATATGTTTGAAACTGAAGATGAAGATTTAAAATATAAATTAAAGTGGTTAATTCCAAATTCACAAAAAAATGAAATGGAGCCAATAATAATAACATTGTATCCAGGAGGACAGTATAAAGAAGAAAAGCCACATGAAGGTGAAGAATTTGGATATGTATTAGCAGGTTCAATATATGTCCATATAGGCGAAAAGAAAAATAAAGTAAAAAAAGGAGAGAGTTTTTACTTTAGACCGAAAGCAAATCACTATATATCAAACGAGGGCAAAACTACAGCAAAAGTGATTTGGGTAAGTACGCCACCATCATTTTAG
- a CDS encoding ABC transporter substrate-binding protein, producing the protein MIKFKKAISLIAVGMMIVTLFTGCNKATDSTKVLNVYNVGDYIDESLIDKFEKETGIDVQYSTYDTNEMMYQKVKSGSTHYDLVFPSDYMVEKMKNEGLLEKLDFKNIPNMKYLDKSFLNPVYDKTNEYSVAYMWGTLGILYNKKEVKDPMDSWNILWNPKYKGNIMMFDSVRDTIGITLKKLGYSMNSVNPKEINEAKNLLMKQKDLVLAYVNDEGKDRLLGGEVAMGMLYSGDAVTLMEQNPDLDYAIPKEGTNKWVDAMCVPTTAQNKKEAELFINFLLDPENAKVNAEYIGYSTPNTGALKLLDPEITQNPVAYPSKEVLDKCETFEDIGENIKLYDKAWIELKSK; encoded by the coding sequence ATGATTAAGTTTAAAAAAGCAATATCCCTTATAGCTGTAGGTATGATGATAGTTACTTTATTTACAGGATGTAATAAAGCAACTGATTCTACAAAAGTTTTAAATGTATATAATGTTGGAGATTATATAGATGAGTCTCTTATAGATAAGTTTGAAAAAGAAACAGGAATAGATGTTCAATATTCAACTTATGATACTAATGAAATGATGTATCAAAAAGTAAAGAGTGGTAGTACACACTATGATTTAGTATTTCCTTCAGACTATATGGTAGAGAAAATGAAAAATGAAGGTCTTTTGGAAAAATTAGATTTTAAGAATATACCTAATATGAAATATTTAGATAAGAGTTTTTTAAATCCTGTATACGACAAAACTAATGAATATAGTGTTGCATATATGTGGGGAACTCTTGGAATATTGTACAATAAGAAAGAAGTTAAAGACCCTATGGATAGCTGGAATATACTTTGGAATCCAAAGTATAAGGGAAATATAATGATGTTTGACTCTGTTAGAGATACTATAGGGATAACTCTTAAAAAATTAGGATATAGCATGAATAGTGTAAATCCAAAAGAAATAAATGAAGCTAAAAATCTTTTAATGAAACAAAAGGATTTAGTATTGGCTTATGTAAATGATGAGGGTAAGGATAGATTACTTGGTGGAGAAGTGGCAATGGGTATGCTGTATTCTGGAGATGCAGTTACACTAATGGAGCAAAATCCTGACCTTGATTATGCTATACCTAAAGAGGGAACTAATAAATGGGTAGATGCTATGTGTGTACCTACAACAGCACAAAATAAGAAAGAAGCTGAGCTGTTTATAAACTTTTTATTAGACCCAGAGAATGCAAAAGTAAATGCTGAGTACATTGGGTATTCAACACCTAATACAGGAGCACTAAAATTATTAGACCCAGAAATAACTCAGAATCCTGTTGCATATCCATCTAAAGAAGTACTTGATAAATGTGAAACTTTTGAAGATATTGGTGAAAATATAAAATTATATGACAAGGCTTGGATAGAGTTAAAATCAAAATAG